A window of the Camelus dromedarius isolate mCamDro1 chromosome 5, mCamDro1.pat, whole genome shotgun sequence genome harbors these coding sequences:
- the LOC105086231 gene encoding large ribosomal subunit protein P2-like, with product MRYVASYLLAALGGNASPSAKDIKKILDSVGREADDDRLNKVISELNGKNIEDVIAQGIGKLASVPAGGAVAVPAAPGSAGPAAGSAPAVAEEKKEEKKEESEESDDDMRFGLFD from the coding sequence ATGCGCTACGTCGCCTCTTACCTGCTGGCCGCGCTCGGGGGCAATGCCTCCCCCAGCGCCAAGGACATCAAAAAGATCCTGGACAGCGTGGGCAGAGAGGCAGACGATGACCGGCTCAACAAGGTCATCAGTGAGCTGAACGGAAAGAACATCGAGGACGTCATTGCTCAGGGCATCGGCAAGCTGGCCAGCGTGCCTGCTGGCGGGGCTGTGGCCGTCCCAGCTGCCCCAGGCTCTGCAGGTCCTGCTGCAGGTTCTGCCCCAGCCGtagcagaggaaaagaaggaggagaagaaggaggagtcAGAGGAGTCAGACGATGACATGAGGTTTGGCTTGTTCGACTAG